Genomic DNA from Bartonella alsatica:
CAGCAAAAACATAAACGATACGTCCATCTTTTGACTTGATATATTTATCACCGACTTCATAATAGTCCTGTAGAAAAGGATAAGCCTCAATAGCCCGTTTAATTTCTTCCAACGAACTTTCATTGAGCGAATTTTGAAATTGTCGTGCACAGAGAATAATACCCCGTTCTCCAGCCTTTCCATGCCGATATCCGATTACAGCAGACATCAAGGCAAAAGAACGTGTTTTTCCTGATCCCCGCCCTCCCCAAGCAGCACGTACATCAGCCTTTCCAGTAAAAATAGGAATAAGTTTTGGAATAAGAGCAATTTGTGTAGTTATCATGAAGCCTCAAACACGATCATTTTTAAAAATCACGATCTCCAGATATCACACCTCCAAGCCCCCCGCGTCAAAGACCACAATTCCCAAGCTTTTCCCTAAGAAGAAATGCTCCTTAAGCTCCACATTCCAGAAGACACCCCCCTCTTCAGACTTCACAATCATCAGGTCTCATATCCCTTCAGACTGCATATCCTTTAAAATCACTGACACAATTTCAACAAGTGAGGTTATTTTAACATCGCCTTTTCCTGCTACCCCAATAACCTACAAAGCCAGAATCTTTGCAAATCAATCGTTCCCCAAAAACAGGGATAAATTTTTAAAATAAGAGCGATTGTTATTAATTCTCAAAGCACTACAATTCCTAAAAACAAGATACTCTAAGGAACACATCTCCTAAGAGAAAGCGCTCCTCAAGCACCACAATCATCAGGTTTTGTAGCCCCAACAGACTTCACATTCTTTGAAACTATCGGCACAATTTCAACACGTGAAATTGTTTGAACTGGGTCTCTTCCCTCTCCAGCCACTTGCAGAGGTAAAACTTTTGCAAGAAGCGAAAAAAAAGGCACAGGATTATTGAGTGCATGATATTGAAGATAAGACACCAACCCATCTTCACCATAGTGATATCCAGCTTGTTCAGCTGCTGTAAGAAGGGCTTCATTAAACTGCCTTGTTGTTTTATTCAACGCACCTTTTGGCCGTCCTCTTCGACGTAAGGGAAGACAACGTTCTTCTGCCATCATCATGTTCCTTCAAGGAAAAAGACACTGATCCCATGACATGAAAAATGGCATAAAAATCAGCACTGCAATTTCAAGAACAATCTACACCCTTGTTCAGAAATTTCTCTTATTCAATTATACGACAAAATCCACTCGATTGACGATACAATAAATTTGACCGATGATTAAGTCTGAGGACCAGAATTTAACGGAAAATCCAAACTCACTCTAGAGCGAAGCAGACAGTACACATTATAGTTATTCTGCATAGTTATTCTGCATAGTTATTCTGCATAGTTATTCTGCATAGTTATTCTGCATAGTTATTCTGCATAGTTATTCTGCATAGTTATTCTGCATAGTTATTCTGCATAGTTATTCTGCATAGTTATTCTGCATAGTTATTCTGCATAGTTATTCTGCATAGTTATTCTGCATAGTTATTCTGCATAGTTATTCTGCATAGTTATTCTGCATAGTTATTCTGCATCTGTATTCCAGAGTTCCTCCACCCGCTCTTAGATACTCTACTTAGATACTCTACTTAGTGGCCCCCTTCAGCAAAAGGTCTCATCCACTTTTCTATTTGAGTAAAAAATACAAAAACCCTATTGTACGAAATAGTATCAGTTTAGATTTACCTTGTCAACTTTTTTATATTTACATTGAAATTTTTTGTTTACTTCATAGACATCTTCTCATTCATTGTCATATTTTCATTTCAGAGGCAGATTTTTAATTTCCAGACAAAAAAGTCAATTGATCTTTTTCTTTAGCCACTGTTACAGTTGATTCATCATGAATTTTTCCAAACAAGATATTTTCTGCTAGCGGATCTTGAATTTCTTTTTGGATAATACGTTTGAGAGGACGCGCACCATAGAGAGGATCATAGCCTTTATTTGCGAGAAATTGTCGGACTTCTGGTTTAATTTGCAAAGTTATTTTGCGTTCATCGAGCAAATGTTGCAAATGTTGCATCTGAATATCAACAATAGCTTCCATATCCCTGCGTTGCAATCTTTGAAAGAGAATAATCTCATCAATACGGTTAAGAAATTCAGGCCGGAAAGCTGCTTTTACAACCTTCATGACATCGTCTTTTGCTTGATCAGTTGTTTGTCCCTCAGGTAAGGCAGTTAAAAATTCAGCCCCAAGATTTGATGTCATAATCAACAAAGTGTTGCGAAAATCGACAGTACGTCCTTGGCTATCAGTCAAGCGCCCTTCATCAAGAACTTGCAACAAGAGATTAAAAATATCGGGATGAGCTTTTTCAATTTCATCGAACAAAATGACCTGATAAGGTCTACGCCGCACTGCTTCGGTAAGCACCCCACCTTCTTCATATCCAACATATCCAGGTGGAGCACCAATCAGGCGTGCACCAGCGTGCTTTTCCATATATTCAGACATATCGATGCGTAACATTGCATTAGGATCTTGAAAAAGAAAAGCGGCGAGCGCTTTGGTTAATTCGGTTTTTCCCACACCGGTAGGACCAAGAAACATAAAGGAACCGATAGGCCGATTTGGATCTTGCAGTCCAGCACGGGCACGCCGCACAGCGCGGGAAACAGCTTGAACAGCTTCGCCTTGCCCAACCACACGGGTACTAATTTCGTCTTCCATACGCAAGAGTGCCTCTCGTTCTGCCTCGAGCATACGATCAACAGGAATTCCGGTCCAGCGTGAAACAATTCGGGCAACATGTTCAGCCGTGACAGTTTCTTCGACGAGATGATTTTGTTGATCATCATTTTCAGCTATGCTCAATTGTTTTTCAAGTTGAGGAATAACACTATAAGCGAGTTCTCCAGCTTTTTGGAATTGTCCATCACGCTGTGCAATAGCCAAAGCATTGCGAGCCTCTTCAAGCTGTTTTTTCAAATCGGCAGCATGCCCTAACTTTTGTTTTTCGGCCTGCCAAGCAGTTGTCATTTCAGCAGATTGTTGTTCCAAGATATTGAGTTCATCTTGCACAATTTGCAAACGTTCTTTTGCGGTTGGCTCCACATCTGTTTTCAAAGCTTCGCGTTCGATTTTTAACTGCAAGATACGCCGGTCCAGTGCATCGAGTTCTTCAGGCTTTGAATCGACCTGCATACGCAACCGTGCAGCCGCTTCATCTATGAGATCAATAGCTTTATCAGGCAAGAAACGATCAGTAATATAACGATTAGACAGGCGAGCTGCAGCGATTAAAGCACTGTCAGCCAAACGCACTTTATGATGTTGTTCATATTTTTCTTTAATGCCACGCAAGATAGAGATTGTATCCTCAAGAGATGGTTCAGGCACAAAGACAGGTTGGAAGCGGCGGGCAAGAGCGGCATCTTTTTCGACATATTTGCGATATTCATCAAGTGTTGTCGCCCCCACACAATGGAGTTCTCCGCGAGCAAGAGCAGGTTTTAGCAGGTTAGAAGCATCCATAGGACCATCGGTTTTTCCAGCACCGACAAGATTATGTAATTCATCAATAAACAAAATGATTTGCCCATTTTCAGCTTGCACCTCAGCAAGGACAGCTTTAAGACGTTCCTCAAATTCTCCGCGATATTTTGCTCCAGCGATAAGTGCTCCCATATCCAGTGCGTAAAGCTGTTTATCGCGCAAAGTTTCAGGGACATCACCATTAATAATGCGCAGAGCTAACCCTTCAACGATTGCGGTTTTCCCAACACCCGGTTCACCAATGAGTACAGGATTATTTTTGGTACGCCGTGAAAGCACCTGAATAGTGCGACGAATTTCTTCCTCACGTCCAATGACAGGATCGAGCTTTCCTTCGCGCGCATCTTTTGTGAGATCTCGAGCATATTTTTGCAAAGCATCATATTGGCTTTCGGCATGAGGGCTTGTTGCTGTTTTTCCTTTACGTAACGTATCAATAGCTTGATTGAGCGCTTGCGGAGTCAAACCTGCTTTTGTTAAAATATCGGCTGTTTTTGCCGATTTTTCCATAATAAGCGCTTGTAGCACACGCTCTACGGTAACAAATTGATCACCGGCTTTTTTTGCTAAATCTTCGGCCATAGTGAATACTTTTGCTAACGGCTGGGAAAGATAGAGTTGTCCATTTCCACCTTGTACTTTTGGCAAAGCATCAAGTGCTTCTTTGAGCGCCTTTTGAATAAGAGAGAGATCACCCCCAGCTTTTTGAATCAGAGATGCGGCCAATCCTTGAGAGTCATCTAGCAATACTTTGAGAAAATGCTCTGGCATAAATTGCTGATGATCAGAAGAGAGAGCATTATTTTGTGCTGTTTGTAAAAAGCCTTGCAGTCGTTCGCTATATTTTTCCAGGTTCATTTTTCTTCCTTTCTTGCACCACCGCTGCACTTTAACTCCCCAAAGCACTCGCAAGTATAAGCCTGCCCCCAAGAAACACCACGAACGAGACAGCATGTAAAATAGCCGTAGTACTAAACCAAATATGGGTTCTCATAAGCCCTATAGCAAGAGGGGTAAGAAGATGCGCGGTCATTTTTCAACAAAACCGCAGTTTTCTTATAAAACTCCTCCACCGAAATCCCACCACCAAAGTGTCATCACCAAAGTCTCACCACCAAAGTCTCACCACCAAAGTCTCACCACCAAAGTCTCACCACCAAAGTGCCACCACCAAAGTCTCACCACCAAAGTCTCACCACCAAAGTGCCACCACCAAAGTCTCACCACCAAAGTCTCACCACCAAAGTGTCATCACCAAAGTCTCACCACCAAAGTGCCACCACCAAAGTGCCACCACCAAAGTCTCACCACCAAAGTCTCACCACCAAAGTGTCATCACCAAAGTCTCACCACCAAAGTGTCATCACCAAAGTCTCACCACCAAAGTGTCATCACCAAAGTGCCATCACCAAAGTGCCATCATTAAGATTCTGTATTTGCGTACAAACACAGCTTTTGCTTTAAATAAAGCAGTATTTTACAACATGTAATAATAATAAAAATCAAAAGTACTTCTTATATTATTTCTTTAAAAATCTTTGAATATATACTTATTAACGTATTCACATCAGCTTTATAAAATCAAAGAAGGTTAAATAATTGCAACGTAAAAAAGATGCTTAATATTTTTATTCCTTATAACAAGCAAACCAAGCTATATCGTTTTTGCCGATAAAAGTTGTTACGATGCAACATACATGACCTAATAACGCTATATTCGATCCATTCTCTTTCTCCCAGGAAATATTACGATGGTAGACTTGGTTCCATCTATTTCTGAAAAAACCAACTTCAGTTCCAAAACGAAAAAAGTAGACATATCGATTTATTCAACAGAAGCGCTAACACTGTTAATACTTCCATTACGAAGACAACAGGATAGAAAAGTGATAAATGTAAGCATTTTACCCATGAAAACTAAGAGGGTGATGTGAAATTGAATTTCTGTAAAGATTGGTCGTCAATACCAACGAGATATTTCCAAAAACGGAAATTTGGTTATAGAAACAATAATCAGCCTAATAGCTGGTAAAAAAACAACAGTTAATGCTACAGAAACTCCAGGCATATCTAGAAAACTCCATAAATCTTCAAGTTTTGTTGAAGACTATTCTCATTGGAAAAGGCATCTTTTTTCTTATTATGTATTGAGTCTGCAATTCGACCTTTTTAACCCAATGGCCAATAACAAATATTAAGTGCTACTAAATACTTCAGTTCAGAAAAAGTATAAAAAATCTTATATCGACCAAATACTATGTAAACTCAATTCTTACATGAATAGGATAAGCGACCTTGAAGGGCTTAGCATCTCCGACTGCACTGAAAGAGGCCATTTTTAATGGAAAAGATCTATCTGTACAAACTGTTTTAAATGCATTGAAAAAGAAAAACTCATTTGTCATTCGTTTGCAAAATGGTTCTTGGAAGCCAACCATCTCTTTCACGTCTTCCTGATCGACTTAAGTAAACAAACGAACTATTCTCATTTCTTCACTTCACATCAACAACAACACACGGCATAACACCACGCACTAGAAGA
This window encodes:
- the clpB gene encoding ATP-dependent chaperone ClpB; its protein translation is MNLEKYSERLQGFLQTAQNNALSSDHQQFMPEHFLKVLLDDSQGLAASLIQKAGGDLSLIQKALKEALDALPKVQGGNGQLYLSQPLAKVFTMAEDLAKKAGDQFVTVERVLQALIMEKSAKTADILTKAGLTPQALNQAIDTLRKGKTATSPHAESQYDALQKYARDLTKDAREGKLDPVIGREEEIRRTIQVLSRRTKNNPVLIGEPGVGKTAIVEGLALRIINGDVPETLRDKQLYALDMGALIAGAKYRGEFEERLKAVLAEVQAENGQIILFIDELHNLVGAGKTDGPMDASNLLKPALARGELHCVGATTLDEYRKYVEKDAALARRFQPVFVPEPSLEDTISILRGIKEKYEQHHKVRLADSALIAAARLSNRYITDRFLPDKAIDLIDEAAARLRMQVDSKPEELDALDRRILQLKIEREALKTDVEPTAKERLQIVQDELNILEQQSAEMTTAWQAEKQKLGHAADLKKQLEEARNALAIAQRDGQFQKAGELAYSVIPQLEKQLSIAENDDQQNHLVEETVTAEHVARIVSRWTGIPVDRMLEAEREALLRMEDEISTRVVGQGEAVQAVSRAVRRARAGLQDPNRPIGSFMFLGPTGVGKTELTKALAAFLFQDPNAMLRIDMSEYMEKHAGARLIGAPPGYVGYEEGGVLTEAVRRRPYQVILFDEIEKAHPDIFNLLLQVLDEGRLTDSQGRTVDFRNTLLIMTSNLGAEFLTALPEGQTTDQAKDDVMKVVKAAFRPEFLNRIDEIILFQRLQRRDMEAIVDIQMQHLQHLLDERKITLQIKPEVRQFLANKGYDPLYGARPLKRIIQKEIQDPLAENILFGKIHDESTVTVAKEKDQLTFLSGN